One genomic region from Homalodisca vitripennis isolate AUS2020 chromosome 6, UT_GWSS_2.1, whole genome shotgun sequence encodes:
- the LOC124365285 gene encoding drosulfakinins, with amino-acid sequence MASSSMTAVVVSLGLYLLLVAADLPPGHRAELRPQYLRAQVLLDDDELPELAKRQFDDYGHMRFGKRGDPEDKFDDYGHMRFGRGRV; translated from the coding sequence ATGGCGAGCAGTTCGATGACAGCAGTCGTAGTGTCACTGGGACTGTACCTGCTGCTGGTTGCGGCAGACCTACCTCCCGGGCATCGCGCCGAACTTCGTCCTCAATACCTGCGCGCCCAGGTGCTTCTGGACGATGACGAGTTACCTGAACTCGCCAAACGCCAATTTGATGACTACGGACACATGAGGTTTGGGAAGCGTGGGGACCCCGAGGATAAGTTTGACGATTATGGGCACATGCGCTTCGGGCGAGGAAGGGTATGA